The Pseudomonadota bacterium genome has a window encoding:
- a CDS encoding VWA domain-containing protein, with protein sequence MAQPPIASVKKVKREFSEKDYKQRSQNLIKSILSFANLLRQNRVPVHMTKQLDSMAALKYVNIESRFEFYMALKSTMVASHKYLPIFNQLFDSFWKTEDDFPDMGCNDPENDIHGESPENKNTAKNADDENGEEEVAGIITKETTEEDNNLPSEEEALPGYSLSTPFKEKDFEDVKPEELYLYDELFKSLRINIKEKKGRRYKSSNKGKIIDLQKSIRQSRQKGGEIINIFKKEKKPKRSKLVLFADVSGSMDVYSTFLIKFIYELQKHLRNTETFVFGAQLKRITDLINYRSVKVALSMLSNNVLFWSGGTNLGGSFEEFNDRYGGKLRKKSRILVILSDGWDKGDIDLLKKQMSILKKGFKKIIWLNPNLKYDNYEPLCMGMSAAIPYVDYFLPCHNLKTLEAFIELIKKI encoded by the coding sequence CAACCTCCTATAGCATCTGTCAAAAAGGTCAAAAGGGAGTTTAGCGAGAAGGACTATAAACAACGCTCCCAGAACCTGATAAAAAGTATTCTTTCGTTTGCCAATCTTTTACGTCAAAATCGGGTTCCGGTTCATATGACAAAACAACTGGATTCAATGGCTGCCCTTAAATATGTCAATATCGAAAGCCGCTTTGAATTTTATATGGCTCTCAAATCAACAATGGTAGCCAGCCATAAATATCTTCCCATTTTTAATCAGCTTTTTGATAGTTTCTGGAAAACAGAAGATGATTTTCCCGATATGGGTTGCAATGATCCTGAAAATGATATTCACGGTGAATCTCCTGAAAATAAAAATACTGCAAAAAATGCCGATGATGAGAACGGAGAAGAAGAAGTTGCAGGAATAATAACAAAAGAAACAACGGAAGAAGATAATAATCTACCGTCTGAAGAAGAAGCGCTGCCCGGTTATTCTTTATCAACACCGTTTAAGGAGAAGGACTTTGAAGATGTTAAGCCTGAAGAGCTTTATCTTTACGACGAATTATTTAAATCTCTACGGATTAATATAAAGGAAAAAAAGGGGCGAAGATACAAATCCAGCAATAAAGGTAAAATCATAGATCTTCAGAAATCTATACGCCAGTCAAGACAAAAAGGCGGGGAAATAATTAATATTTTTAAAAAAGAAAAAAAGCCTAAACGCTCAAAACTGGTGCTTTTCGCTGATGTAAGCGGTTCGATGGATGTTTACAGTACCTTTTTGATTAAATTTATCTATGAATTGCAAAAGCACCTTAGGAATACAGAAACCTTTGTTTTCGGCGCACAACTAAAAAGGATAACCGATCTTATAAATTACCGGTCTGTAAAGGTTGCTCTTTCCATGCTTTCGAATAATGTTCTGTTCTGGTCAGGCGGAACTAATCTGGGCGGAAGTTTTGAGGAGTTCAATGATAGATATGGCGGAAAGCTTCGTAAGAAAAGCAGAATTCTGGTGATATTGAGCGACGGATGGGATAAGGGCGATATTGATCTCTTGAAAAAACAGATGTCGATTTTGAAAAAAGGCTTTAAAAAAATTATCTGGTTAAACCCCAACTTAAAATATGATAATTATGAACCACTTTGCATGGGTATGTCTGCTGCTATACCCTATGTTGATTATTTTCTTCCATGCCATAATTTAAAAACTCTGGAAGCTTTTATAGAACTTATAAAAAAAATATAA
- a CDS encoding iron-sulfur cluster assembly scaffold protein, translating to MDDDCGKGCVMHREFNENPEEKVFANAAELIKDHAENPRNFGDMCEGLADVFVSAKDPACGDTVELWIIVEEGKIFAMRFQSNGCKSTVAELSMMTTLVIDKTIEEAKKLTEEDILAPFEGLLGKEQGCPLSSIKILQAALEEYEKNH from the coding sequence ATGGATGATGATTGCGGAAAAGGTTGTGTGATGCACAGGGAATTTAATGAAAACCCTGAAGAAAAAGTGTTTGCCAATGCTGCTGAGCTTATAAAAGATCATGCTGAAAACCCGCGCAATTTCGGTGATATGTGTGAAGGGCTTGCAGATGTTTTTGTTTCGGCAAAAGATCCGGCATGTGGTGACACGGTGGAACTCTGGATAATTGTTGAAGAAGGAAAAATCTTTGCCATGCGTTTTCAATCAAATGGGTGCAAAAGTACAGTTGCGGAATTGAGCATGATGACTACTCTTGTGATAGACAAAACCATTGAGGAAGCTAAGAAACTGACGGAAGAAGATATTCTGGCTCCATTTGAAGGATTGCTTGGAAAAGAACAGGGTTGTCCTCTTTCCAGTATTAAAATTCTACAGGCGGCTCTTGAGGAATATGAAAAGAATCATTAA
- a CDS encoding XdhC family protein, whose product MNIILQINDLIAKAEVFCLATVISSSDGHIAPGVKTIIYKDGTMEGGIGDKEADGLILDIALKAYTQQEKKLLEIKDGLVVFFDFISTSAKLIICGAGHIAIPLARFAQEVGFAVTVIDDRPDFANQARFPGCEVIADDFITSLRSISINSSSFVVIITRGHEHDAECLAEIVLQQTAYIGLIGSRRRVGFVLEMLVKNGIPKERLADVCTPIGIPIGAESPEEIALSITAELVCVRRKGVGQAKALSDAVRGMK is encoded by the coding sequence ATGAATATAATTTTACAAATAAACGATCTTATTGCCAAAGCGGAAGTATTTTGTCTTGCAACCGTGATTTCTTCTTCTGATGGTCACATTGCTCCGGGTGTAAAGACTATTATCTATAAAGACGGCACAATGGAAGGGGGAATCGGGGACAAAGAAGCCGACGGATTAATCCTTGATATTGCCTTAAAAGCATATACGCAACAAGAAAAGAAGTTATTGGAGATTAAAGACGGACTGGTCGTCTTTTTTGATTTTATATCAACCAGTGCAAAACTTATTATCTGTGGTGCAGGTCATATAGCAATTCCTCTTGCACGGTTTGCACAAGAAGTAGGTTTTGCAGTTACAGTGATTGATGACCGCCCTGATTTTGCCAACCAGGCTCGTTTTCCCGGATGTGAGGTTATAGCCGATGATTTTATTACATCCCTTCGTAGTATTTCAATAAACAGCTCTTCTTTTGTTGTTATCATTACAAGAGGTCATGAACATGATGCAGAATGCCTTGCAGAAATTGTACTGCAACAAACAGCTTATATCGGCCTCATCGGAAGCCGCAGAAGAGTCGGTTTTGTTCTGGAAATGCTGGTGAAAAATGGAATACCAAAAGAGCGGCTTGCAGATGTCTGCACTCCGATAGGAATTCCAATCGGAGCCGAATCACCGGAAGAAATTGCTCTTTCAATAACAGCTGAGCTTGTTTGTGTGCGCCGCAAGGGCGTAGGCCAGGCTAAGGCTTTAAGTGATGCCGTAAGAGGTATGAAATGA
- the xdhC gene encoding xanthine dehydrogenase accessory protein XdhC → MDIFEEIVAAKKSNMPVVLATVIESLGSAPREEGARMLIKSDGSIVGTIGGGAIEKKIIDEAMSLMGSKASRFVRYELKDIGMICGGGMSVFVESIVQQPKFYVFGAGHIGNVLSQIVKMLDFDVTVIDNRPDFANKEKLPWTDNVIADDYVKAIEKLAFSENTYMVILTHRHAHDYEVLEKLIEKPYKYIGMIGSRTKVAQAFQQLREKGVNEDIIKSIHSPVGLSIGANTPAEIAISIAAQIVAVRNSADDILSKKL, encoded by the coding sequence ATGGATATTTTTGAGGAAATCGTAGCCGCAAAAAAGTCTAATATGCCGGTTGTGCTGGCTACTGTTATAGAATCGCTTGGTTCGGCACCACGCGAAGAGGGTGCCCGAATGCTTATCAAATCCGATGGATCAATAGTCGGAACAATCGGTGGCGGAGCTATAGAAAAGAAAATTATTGATGAAGCTATGTCTCTTATGGGTTCAAAAGCTTCCAGGTTTGTTCGCTATGAATTGAAAGATATCGGCATGATCTGCGGCGGGGGAATGAGCGTTTTTGTTGAATCTATAGTACAGCAGCCTAAATTTTATGTTTTTGGTGCAGGGCACATAGGCAATGTTTTAAGTCAGATTGTGAAAATGCTTGATTTTGACGTAACAGTTATCGATAACAGGCCCGATTTTGCAAATAAGGAAAAACTGCCCTGGACGGATAATGTTATTGCAGATGATTATGTAAAGGCAATTGAAAAACTGGCTTTTTCGGAAAATACTTATATGGTTATACTGACGCACAGGCATGCTCATGATTATGAGGTTTTAGAAAAGCTAATAGAAAAGCCATACAAGTATATCGGAATGATAGGAAGCCGTACAAAGGTGGCTCAAGCTTTTCAGCAATTGCGCGAAAAAGGAGTAAATGAGGATATTATAAAAAGCATACATTCACCTGTGGGCTTAAGTATAGGCGCAAATACTCCGGCAGAAATTGCCATTTCCATTGCAGCCCAAATTGTTGCTGTGAGAAACAGTGCAGATGACATATTAAGCAAAAAGCTGTAA